In Comamonadaceae bacterium OTU4NAUVB1, one DNA window encodes the following:
- the mdcG gene encoding malonate decarboxylase holo-[acyl-carrier-protein] synthase, whose translation MRPGLAATPPPLRRHRLARLTDAGWADVLARAWDAQARACLTLWAARRLPLVIARQPAEAVAGGRVALGLSAPGCWDRRRLALRVPSSAIDGFEEFPCLDGAWAPDGAPSASVRALAAEVGAALGARQAVAHVFGSHGWRAITGLDHVRPTSDLDLWIAVDGAAHADGVAAALAAFEGSRPRLDGELVFADGAAVAWREWIEWRAGRARAVLVRHLEGIALRHDTGWCAAPAAERGA comes from the coding sequence GTGCGACCCGGGCTCGCCGCCACCCCGCCCCCGCTGCGCCGCCACCGGCTCGCCCGCCTCACCGACGCCGGCTGGGCCGACGTGCTGGCCAGGGCCTGGGACGCGCAGGCGCGGGCCTGCCTGACGCTCTGGGCGGCGCGACGCCTGCCGCTGGTGATCGCGCGCCAGCCGGCCGAGGCGGTGGCCGGAGGCCGGGTCGCGCTGGGCCTGAGCGCGCCCGGGTGCTGGGACCGCCGCCGGCTGGCGCTGCGCGTGCCGTCCTCGGCGATCGACGGCTTCGAGGAGTTCCCGTGCCTGGACGGCGCGTGGGCCCCGGACGGAGCGCCTTCCGCGTCCGTGCGCGCGCTTGCCGCCGAGGTCGGCGCCGCGCTGGGCGCCCGGCAGGCCGTGGCGCATGTCTTCGGCAGCCACGGCTGGCGGGCGATCACCGGGCTCGATCACGTGCGGCCCACGTCCGACCTCGACCTGTGGATCGCCGTCGACGGCGCCGCGCACGCGGACGGCGTCGCGGCGGCGCTGGCGGCGTTCGAGGGATCGCGACCGCGCCTGGACGGCGAACTCGTCTTCGCCGACGGCGCGGCGGTGGCGTGGCGCGAGTGGATCGAATGGCGCGCCGGCCGCGCGCGCGCCGTGCTGGTCAGACACCTCGAGGGCATCGCGCTGCGGCACGACACCGGGTGGTGCGCGGCCCCGGCGGCGGAGCGCGGCGCATGA
- the mdcB gene encoding triphosphoribosyl-dephospho-CoA synthase MdcB: MSAPARRRAARPGPTPADLGRAAVLALHDELSLAPKPGLVTPLDRGSHDDMDAHTFMRSLFALRHYFVEIAGAGFDGAAFDTLERLGIAAEARMLAATGGVNTHRGAIFMLGLLCAAAGAVVRAHGTVAQPGLLREALRQHWGAALARRGARAPTLPGGIAARRLGLRGASQEAALGFPVVFDTALPALASGLARGLDARRARLDALFHVMAVLDDSNLAHRGGLAGLREVQALARRFVARGGIARPDGPREAQAIAEHCVARRLSPGGAADTLAAACWLLRVGGGA, translated from the coding sequence ATGAGCGCGCCGGCACGCCGCCGGGCGGCGCGCCCCGGTCCGACGCCGGCCGACCTCGGCCGCGCGGCCGTGCTGGCGCTGCACGACGAACTGTCGCTCGCGCCCAAGCCCGGCCTGGTGACGCCGCTGGACCGTGGCAGCCACGACGACATGGACGCCCACACCTTCATGCGCAGCCTGTTCGCGCTGCGCCACTACTTCGTGGAGATCGCCGGCGCCGGCTTCGACGGGGCGGCGTTCGACACCCTGGAGCGCCTGGGCATCGCGGCGGAGGCGCGCATGCTGGCCGCGACGGGTGGCGTCAACACGCACCGTGGCGCGATCTTCATGCTCGGGCTGCTGTGCGCGGCGGCCGGCGCGGTGGTGCGCGCGCACGGGACGGTCGCGCAACCCGGCCTGCTGCGCGAGGCGCTGCGCCAGCACTGGGGCGCGGCGCTGGCGCGGCGCGGCGCGCGCGCGCCGACCCTGCCCGGTGGCATCGCGGCGCGGCGCCTGGGCCTGCGCGGGGCCTCGCAGGAAGCGGCCCTGGGGTTCCCGGTGGTGTTCGACACCGCCCTGCCTGCCCTGGCGTCGGGGCTGGCGCGTGGGCTGGACGCGCGGCGCGCCCGCCTCGACGCCCTGTTCCACGTCATGGCGGTGCTCGACGACAGCAACCTCGCGCACCGTGGCGGCCTCGCCGGCCTGCGCGAGGTGCAGGCGCTGGCGCGGCGCTTCGTCGCGCGCGGCGGCATCGCCCGACCCGACGGCCCGCGCGAGGCGCAGGCCATCGCCGAGCACTGCGTGGCGCGGCGCCTGTCGCCCGGTGGCGCCGCCGACACGCTCGCCGCCGCGTGCTGGCTGCTGCGGGTGGGAGGCGGCGCGTGA
- a CDS encoding acyltransferase domain-containing protein: MSFALLFSGQGAQHPAMLPWLADDDALVRDVRARLGVDDWRAALADAHWAARNDHAQVLLTGLGLAAWARLAPLVAAAPAAIAGYSVGELAAFAAAGVLAPGTALALASRRAAAMDAAAAREPGGLLAVSGLSGERLERLRAATGLALAIRNAEDGVILGGPVAALEAASELGTQAGAQCRRLPVGVASHTPWMRVAAERFAREIAQVPFAAPRVLLFANTGDRVHDAASARRALAAQIATTVHWDACMDDVMARQVDCVLEIGPGQGLARLWNARHPAVPARACDEFRSAAAVAAWVARHDGA, encoded by the coding sequence GTGAGCTTCGCCCTGCTCTTCTCGGGCCAGGGTGCCCAGCATCCGGCCATGCTGCCCTGGCTGGCCGACGACGACGCGCTGGTGCGGGACGTGCGCGCGCGGCTGGGCGTCGACGACTGGCGCGCCGCGCTGGCCGATGCGCACTGGGCCGCGCGCAACGATCATGCGCAGGTCCTGCTGACGGGGCTCGGGCTCGCGGCCTGGGCCCGGCTCGCGCCCCTGGTCGCGGCGGCACCGGCCGCGATCGCGGGCTACAGCGTGGGCGAGCTGGCGGCCTTCGCCGCCGCCGGCGTGCTGGCGCCCGGGACGGCGCTCGCGCTGGCGTCGCGGCGCGCCGCCGCCATGGACGCGGCCGCCGCGCGCGAGCCCGGCGGGCTGCTGGCCGTCAGCGGCCTGTCGGGCGAGCGGCTGGAACGCCTGCGCGCCGCCACCGGCCTCGCCCTGGCCATCCGCAACGCCGAGGACGGCGTGATCCTGGGCGGGCCGGTCGCGGCCCTGGAGGCCGCGTCCGAGCTGGGCACGCAGGCCGGCGCGCAGTGCCGGCGCCTGCCCGTCGGCGTGGCCTCGCACACGCCCTGGATGCGCGTGGCGGCCGAGCGGTTCGCGCGGGAGATCGCGCAGGTGCCCTTCGCCGCGCCGCGCGTGCTCCTGTTCGCCAACACCGGCGACCGGGTCCACGACGCGGCGTCCGCCCGGCGGGCGCTGGCCGCGCAGATCGCCACCACCGTGCACTGGGACGCCTGCATGGACGACGTCATGGCGCGGCAGGTCGACTGCGTGCTGGAGATCGGCCCCGGACAGGGGCTCGCGCGCCTGTGGAACGCGCGCCATCCCGCCGTGCCGGCGCGCGCCTGCGACGAGTTCCGCAGCGCCGCGGCCGTCGCGGCCTGGGTGGCGCGTCACGACGGCGCGTGA
- a CDS encoding tripartite tricarboxylate transporter substrate binding protein, whose protein sequence is MEITHINRRAMLQGLAALGGGGLLATAHAQGARTPWPTRPIRLVVPFNAGGATDIIARTVGEALSQRIGQPVVVDNKGGAAGILGTDAVAKAAPDGHTLLLSLSTSMLINQFLYAKLPYDPQKDLALVSQIAAAPVTLVVHPSVPANDMKELLAHARANRGKLSYGSWGTGSYAHLAGAYMSKTTGSDMTHSPYKGEAPMIQDLIGGQLQFCFSSALNTKPFIEAGRLKAIGVTGRERMQILPQLPTIHEQGVTDDAYSIFGWVAMGAPAGTPRDIVEALHGHLREVARDPKVLERVAGAGFMPLFNSPQEFQRNYRHDMPIWKALVEAADARLE, encoded by the coding sequence ATGGAAATCACGCACATCAACCGCCGCGCGATGCTGCAGGGCCTGGCCGCGCTGGGCGGCGGCGGGCTGCTGGCCACGGCGCACGCCCAGGGCGCCAGGACGCCCTGGCCGACCCGGCCGATCCGGCTGGTGGTGCCCTTCAACGCGGGCGGCGCCACGGACATCATCGCGCGCACCGTCGGCGAGGCGCTGTCCCAGCGCATCGGCCAGCCGGTCGTGGTGGACAACAAGGGCGGGGCGGCGGGCATCCTGGGCACCGACGCCGTGGCCAAGGCCGCGCCGGACGGCCACACGCTGCTGCTCTCGCTGAGCACGTCGATGCTGATCAACCAGTTCCTCTACGCGAAGCTGCCCTACGACCCGCAGAAGGACCTGGCGCTGGTCTCCCAGATCGCGGCGGCGCCGGTGACGCTGGTGGTCCATCCGTCGGTCCCGGCCAACGACATGAAGGAACTCCTCGCCCACGCCCGCGCCAACCGGGGCAAGCTGTCCTATGGCTCCTGGGGGACGGGCTCGTACGCGCACCTCGCGGGTGCCTACATGAGCAAGACCACCGGCTCGGACATGACCCACTCGCCCTACAAGGGCGAGGCGCCCATGATCCAGGACCTGATCGGCGGGCAGCTGCAGTTCTGCTTCTCCAGCGCGCTCAACACCAAGCCCTTCATCGAGGCGGGGCGCCTGAAGGCGATCGGCGTCACGGGACGCGAGCGCATGCAGATCCTGCCGCAGCTCCCCACCATCCACGAGCAGGGCGTGACCGACGACGCCTATTCGATCTTCGGCTGGGTCGCCATGGGCGCGCCGGCGGGCACGCCGCGCGACATCGTGGAGGCGCTCCACGGCCACCTGCGCGAGGTCGCGCGCGACCCCAAGGTGCTCGAACGCGTCGCGGGCGCCGGCTTCATGCCGCTGTTCAACAGCCCGCAGGAATTCCAGCGCAACTACCGCCACGACATGCCGATCTGGAAGGCGCTGGTCGAGGCGGCGGACGCCAGGCTCGAGTGA
- a CDS encoding CoA transferase produces MTASNDMDLPLEGVRVLDLSRVFAGPLCGQVLADFGAEVIKVEHPGRGDDTRDWGLRIGKTETTYYNSMNRNKRSVTIDLQSPEGLEIVRGLLPLCDVVIHNFKTGGAEKLGLGYEQLKALRPGLIYCAVAGYDASGPEAKRPGYDLVIQGEAGLMALNGVAGTPPLKFGVAVVDLMTGMYAAQAVLAALYRREKTGQGRLIEMALYDCGVMITGYYGLDALELGRDPERYGNAHPSIVPYGMYEAADGPLIIAVGNNAQFDKFCRQVVERPDIVEDPRFATNVQRAANRVALGPMLAALIRTFPRDLLLQRLTAAGIPCGRVAGLHEALTSERTRRGRLVQDMPHPVVGTTPVFAPPYRLDGQRLPIRNAPPTLGEGTREVLQQLLSMSDAQLEALRAQGVLTLPPA; encoded by the coding sequence ATGACAGCCTCGAACGACATGGACCTGCCGCTGGAAGGCGTGCGCGTGCTGGACCTCTCGCGCGTGTTCGCGGGGCCGCTGTGCGGCCAGGTGCTGGCCGACTTCGGCGCCGAGGTGATCAAGGTGGAGCACCCGGGCCGCGGCGACGACACGCGCGACTGGGGCCTGCGCATCGGCAAGACCGAGACCACCTACTACAACAGCATGAACCGCAACAAGCGGTCCGTGACCATCGACCTGCAGAGCCCCGAGGGGCTGGAGATCGTGCGCGGGCTGCTGCCGCTGTGCGACGTGGTGATCCACAACTTCAAGACCGGCGGCGCCGAGAAGCTGGGCCTGGGCTACGAGCAGCTCAAGGCGCTCAGGCCCGGCCTCATCTACTGCGCCGTGGCCGGCTACGACGCCAGCGGCCCCGAGGCGAAGCGCCCCGGCTACGACCTGGTGATCCAGGGCGAGGCGGGTCTGATGGCGCTCAACGGCGTGGCCGGCACGCCGCCGCTGAAGTTCGGCGTCGCGGTGGTGGACCTGATGACCGGCATGTACGCCGCGCAGGCCGTGCTGGCCGCGCTCTATCGGCGCGAGAAGACCGGGCAGGGCCGGCTCATCGAGATGGCGCTCTACGACTGCGGCGTGATGATCACCGGCTACTACGGGCTCGACGCGCTCGAGCTCGGCCGCGATCCCGAGCGCTACGGCAACGCCCACCCGTCCATCGTGCCCTACGGGATGTACGAGGCGGCGGACGGTCCGCTCATCATCGCCGTGGGCAACAACGCGCAGTTCGACAAGTTCTGCCGCCAGGTCGTCGAGCGGCCCGACATCGTGGAGGACCCGCGCTTCGCCACCAACGTCCAGCGCGCCGCCAACCGCGTCGCGCTCGGCCCGATGCTGGCGGCGCTGATCCGCACCTTCCCGCGCGACCTGCTGCTCCAGCGCCTGACGGCCGCCGGCATCCCGTGCGGCCGCGTGGCGGGCCTGCACGAGGCCCTGACCTCCGAGCGCACGCGGCGCGGCCGACTGGTCCAGGACATGCCCCATCCGGTGGTGGGCACCACGCCGGTGTTCGCGCCGCCCTACCGGCTCGACGGCCAGCGTCTGCCGATCCGCAACGCGCCGCCGACGCTCGGCGAGGGCACGCGCGAGGTGCTGCAGCAACTGCTGTCGATGAGCGACGCGCAACTGGAGGCGCTGCGGGCCCAGGGCGTGCTGACGCTGCCGCCGGCCTGA
- a CDS encoding EAL domain-containing protein, whose product MAGFHERLALEEDLRAAIGSPQLFLHVQPQVDRWGTVGGGEALLRWRHPERGLVPPDQFIPLAESCGAIVELGLWVLHAGCRILVELRRGHGHQTLAINISPVQFNHPDFVAQVREALHVNHAPADGLILEITEGLLITDVAQVTERLRELVALGVRFSIDDFGTGFSSLGYLRQLPLHEIKIDRSFIVGLPNDVASAGIVCSILSMGSHLGLHVVAEGVETPEQALFLTQHGCPSQQGWLHGRPMPPDAFLLACRSDERAVAA is encoded by the coding sequence ATGGCCGGCTTCCACGAACGGCTCGCGCTGGAGGAGGACCTGCGCGCGGCCATCGGCTCGCCCCAATTGTTCCTGCACGTGCAGCCGCAGGTCGACCGGTGGGGGACGGTGGGCGGGGGCGAGGCGCTGCTGCGCTGGCGTCACCCCGAGCGTGGACTGGTGCCGCCCGACCAGTTCATCCCGCTGGCCGAGTCGTGCGGCGCCATCGTGGAGCTGGGCCTGTGGGTGCTGCACGCGGGGTGCCGCATCCTGGTCGAACTGCGCCGTGGGCACGGCCACCAGACGCTCGCCATCAACATCAGCCCGGTTCAGTTCAACCACCCGGATTTCGTCGCGCAGGTGCGCGAAGCGCTGCACGTGAACCATGCACCCGCCGACGGCCTGATCCTGGAAATCACCGAGGGGCTCCTGATCACCGACGTCGCCCAGGTCACCGAGCGCCTGCGTGAACTGGTCGCGCTGGGCGTGCGGTTCTCGATCGACGACTTCGGCACCGGCTTCTCCAGCCTGGGCTACCTGCGCCAGCTGCCGTTGCACGAGATCAAGATCGATCGCAGCTTCATCGTCGGACTGCCCAACGACGTGGCGAGCGCCGGCATCGTGTGCTCGATCCTGTCGATGGGTTCGCACCTGGGCCTGCACGTGGTGGCCGAGGGCGTCGAGACGCCCGAGCAGGCGCTGTTCCTCACCCAGCACGGCTGCCCCTCGCAGCAGGGCTGGCTGCATGGCCGGCCGATGCCGCCGGACGCTTTCCTGCTGGCGTGCCGGTCGGACGAGCGGGCCGTGGCCGCGTGA
- a CDS encoding ParB/RepB/Spo0J family partition protein, protein MARNLLAKAGRVMIPPPKVEVSGDAASRPVAPAAPERGSLAVKPKTAPGTLMGFMANQSEAMKENELLRTQAARFEGAEPTRLLDATKVVPSRWANRHSSSFESADFAALKDEIGRAGGNVQPIKVRPIPEGAPGGVGPSYPPGGPSYEIVFGHRRHRACLELGLPVLALIESASEQELFVQMERENRNRADLSAWEQGVMYTRALDHGLYASNRQLASAIGRDVADVGKAISLARLPQAVIDAFHSPLDLQFRWAKPLNDVQQSDPEGLLRRAKSINGKGMNAKEVLAVLTGAVQGTPAAYAPPNRIDIERDGTVVATISTSAIGQVNVKINQKLDESRRQKLAALIESFLK, encoded by the coding sequence ATGGCGCGCAATCTGTTGGCGAAGGCGGGGCGGGTGATGATCCCGCCGCCCAAGGTCGAAGTCTCCGGCGACGCCGCATCCCGGCCGGTCGCGCCGGCGGCGCCCGAGAGAGGCAGCCTGGCGGTCAAGCCCAAGACGGCGCCCGGTACGCTGATGGGTTTCATGGCCAACCAGTCGGAGGCGATGAAGGAGAACGAGCTGCTGCGCACGCAGGCGGCCCGTTTCGAGGGTGCCGAGCCCACCCGGCTGCTCGATGCGACCAAGGTTGTGCCGTCGCGGTGGGCCAACCGGCACAGTTCGTCTTTCGAATCCGCGGACTTCGCCGCCCTGAAGGACGAGATCGGACGTGCCGGGGGTAACGTGCAGCCGATCAAGGTGCGGCCGATCCCGGAGGGCGCCCCCGGGGGGGTAGGACCGTCCTACCCCCCCGGGGGGCCGTCGTACGAAATCGTCTTTGGTCACCGGCGCCATCGCGCTTGCCTCGAACTCGGCCTGCCGGTCCTCGCGCTGATCGAATCGGCCAGCGAGCAGGAGTTGTTCGTGCAGATGGAGCGGGAGAACCGTAACCGCGCCGATCTCTCCGCCTGGGAACAGGGCGTGATGTACACGCGCGCACTCGACCATGGGCTGTACGCTTCCAATCGCCAGCTCGCGTCGGCCATCGGGCGGGACGTCGCGGACGTCGGCAAGGCGATCTCCCTGGCGCGCCTTCCACAAGCGGTGATCGATGCATTCCATTCTCCGCTCGACCTGCAATTCCGTTGGGCGAAACCCCTGAACGATGTCCAGCAGAGCGATCCGGAAGGCCTGCTGCGTCGGGCCAAGTCGATCAACGGCAAGGGCATGAATGCCAAGGAAGTCCTGGCCGTCCTGACGGGCGCGGTGCAGGGCACGCCGGCGGCCTACGCGCCGCCCAACAGGATCGACATCGAACGCGACGGCACCGTCGTCGCGACGATCTCCACGTCCGCCATCGGCCAGGTGAACGTGAAGATCAATCAGAAGCTCGACGAGAGCCGCAGACAGAAACTTGCGGCGTTGATCGAATCGTTCCTCAAATAG
- a CDS encoding AAA family ATPase: MNKLNLTRPRRITLANIADQAERAIAMMGEIRVAMLAPSARKSPPVFNLSQLAAMCSAEKGSVSHRIAKGDLPAGQLNSSGSRREFTLQESRSWVKEYRKEFLRPVGAEAVTISIGNFKGGVSKTTTAVTLAQGLSLLGHRVLVIDTDPQGSLTTLFGILPDTEVNEEETILPLAMGSETSIRYAIRSTYWDGIDLVAAAPLLFGAEFALPARQSQEPGFEFWRVLDLGIDDVRSDYDVIVIDTPPSLSYVTINAFMASNGIVMPLPPSALDFASAAQFWSMFSELTNSLLTERGLTKEFDFINVLLSRVDSSDAASGVVRQWIGSTYAEKVLPIEIPKTAVTATASAEFGTVYDVSRYDGNARTFKRARDAYDQFVSLVEGSIRTVWDRQLDESVRATAKKGVK, from the coding sequence TTGAACAAATTGAATTTGACTCGTCCGCGTCGGATCACGCTCGCGAACATCGCCGATCAGGCCGAGCGGGCGATCGCGATGATGGGAGAGATCAGGGTGGCCATGCTGGCGCCGTCGGCACGCAAGTCACCGCCGGTCTTCAACCTCAGCCAGCTTGCAGCGATGTGCTCGGCCGAGAAGGGTTCCGTCAGTCACCGGATCGCCAAGGGCGACCTGCCGGCTGGGCAACTGAACAGTTCCGGCAGCCGGCGGGAATTCACGCTGCAGGAGTCACGGTCGTGGGTCAAGGAGTACCGCAAGGAGTTTCTCCGGCCAGTGGGTGCGGAAGCGGTGACGATCAGCATCGGCAATTTCAAGGGGGGGGTGTCGAAGACCACCACGGCGGTCACCCTGGCCCAGGGACTGTCGCTGCTCGGACATCGGGTGCTGGTGATCGACACCGATCCGCAGGGGTCCTTGACGACGTTGTTCGGCATCCTTCCGGACACCGAGGTCAATGAAGAGGAGACCATCCTTCCGCTGGCGATGGGGTCCGAGACGTCCATCCGTTACGCGATCCGGTCGACGTACTGGGACGGCATCGATCTGGTCGCGGCGGCGCCGCTCTTGTTCGGTGCCGAGTTCGCCCTCCCCGCTCGCCAGTCCCAGGAGCCGGGCTTCGAATTCTGGCGTGTGCTCGATCTGGGAATCGACGACGTCCGTTCCGACTACGACGTGATCGTGATCGACACGCCACCTTCCCTTTCCTACGTGACGATCAATGCGTTCATGGCGTCGAACGGGATCGTGATGCCCCTTCCGCCCAGTGCGCTGGACTTCGCGTCGGCCGCGCAGTTCTGGAGCATGTTCTCGGAATTGACGAATTCGCTGTTGACCGAGCGGGGATTGACCAAAGAGTTCGATTTCATCAACGTCCTGTTGTCGCGGGTCGATTCCTCGGACGCGGCGAGCGGCGTGGTGCGCCAGTGGATCGGGTCGACGTACGCGGAAAAGGTGCTGCCGATCGAGATCCCCAAGACGGCGGTGACGGCCACGGCCAGCGCCGAGTTCGGGACGGTGTACGACGTGTCGCGCTACGACGGGAACGCACGGACGTTCAAGCGTGCCAGAGACGCCTACGACCAGTTCGTCTCGCTGGTCGAGGGCTCGATCCGGACGGTATGGGACCGGCAGCTCGACGAGTCGGTGCGAGCGACTGCAAAGAAAGGAGTCAAGTGA
- a CDS encoding replication initiation protein has product MDLPTEAPPLPRPRRRAALSGDAQIALFQQPLLKPVNTLGWTPKEKKITILARKSWNVLLHLAQNQGLDKEVFTATLSRVVKSIDYGSNDLELIKKHLRGMVSTTVEWQSPTSGEGGYWTVCGLLSHAKLTKVRGEIWVEWSYAVNMRQELLEPRVFARLQLPILSQLRTHAGLALYEICTRYKDIGRTARQSWHWWRPVLTGRPDNEKTARMEYRVFKRDCLRLAIAEISAVTDIEIELVEYKAGRFISDLQFLVKPKSQQDLPLIASTRPVDIAVIERAGRQGIDSDRAESLLEEFGEASLAAGLDALERRVASGFPEPLRDPYRYLKSLMPGEAKRVQTEQVAQAARIDPASPVVRAAQAMRHAKWAEQWLRERRTQVIEEIQQLSQDAQNDLERALLQDMEQRNVHPSIRKRLQSSGWEHQIVVQDMVRYYAQATHGPAWDQPTDRDLLDIASRAGGVSG; this is encoded by the coding sequence ATGGATCTCCCGACCGAAGCCCCGCCCCTTCCTCGGCCCCGCAGACGGGCTGCTTTGTCCGGCGATGCGCAGATCGCCCTGTTCCAGCAACCTCTGCTCAAGCCGGTCAACACGCTCGGTTGGACGCCCAAGGAAAAGAAGATCACCATTCTTGCGCGCAAGAGCTGGAACGTCCTCCTGCATCTGGCCCAGAACCAGGGACTGGACAAGGAAGTCTTCACCGCCACGCTGTCGCGGGTCGTCAAGAGCATCGACTACGGCTCCAACGACCTGGAACTGATCAAGAAGCACCTGCGCGGCATGGTCTCCACGACGGTCGAGTGGCAGTCGCCCACGTCAGGGGAGGGCGGATACTGGACCGTTTGCGGCCTGCTCTCGCATGCGAAGCTCACGAAGGTGCGCGGTGAGATCTGGGTCGAATGGTCCTACGCCGTGAACATGCGTCAGGAGCTGCTGGAGCCGCGCGTTTTCGCGCGTCTGCAATTGCCGATCCTCTCGCAGTTGCGCACGCACGCGGGCTTGGCCCTCTACGAGATCTGCACACGTTACAAGGACATCGGGCGCACGGCCCGCCAATCCTGGCATTGGTGGCGGCCGGTGCTCACGGGACGGCCGGACAACGAGAAGACGGCCCGCATGGAATACCGCGTCTTCAAGCGCGACTGCCTGCGCCTCGCCATCGCCGAGATCTCCGCGGTCACCGACATCGAGATCGAACTGGTCGAGTACAAGGCCGGTCGCTTCATCTCGGACCTGCAGTTCCTCGTCAAGCCGAAGTCGCAGCAGGACCTTCCCCTGATCGCATCGACCCGACCCGTGGACATCGCCGTGATCGAACGCGCCGGGCGCCAGGGCATCGACAGCGATCGCGCGGAATCGCTGCTGGAAGAGTTCGGCGAAGCGTCACTGGCGGCGGGCCTGGACGCGCTCGAACGACGCGTCGCCTCGGGGTTTCCGGAGCCCTTGCGTGATCCCTACCGCTACCTGAAGTCGCTCATGCCGGGAGAAGCCAAACGCGTCCAGACCGAGCAGGTCGCGCAAGCGGCCAGGATCGACCCCGCAAGCCCGGTCGTCCGCGCCGCACAGGCGATGCGCCACGCGAAGTGGGCCGAGCAATGGCTGAGGGAGCGGCGCACGCAGGTGATCGAGGAGATCCAGCAACTCTCCCAGGACGCGCAGAACGACCTGGAGCGCGCGTTGCTGCAGGACATGGAACAGCGCAATGTCCATCCATCGATCCGCAAGCGCCTGCAGTCGAGCGGCTGGGAACACCAAATCGTCGTGCAGGACATGGTCCGCTACTACGCGCAAGCCACCCATGGTCCGGCATGGGACCAACCCACCGATCGCGACCTGCTGGACATCGCTTCGCGGGCCGGCGGTGTCTCAGGGTGA
- a CDS encoding hemerythrin domain-containing protein → MPELLAWSDSMSLGHPRLDDEHQRLAALIAQLQKALDDDLHAALKAVLEEAAAHFAVENDLMTATGFPPRECHIKEHEAVLGTLRGVAERLARGEHAVARRLSAELAAWFPAHVQHLDSALSHWLCKLQHGAKPVVLRLSGDRGRASPGRRDVVTASA, encoded by the coding sequence ATGCCCGAACTGCTCGCTTGGTCCGACTCGATGTCGCTCGGACACCCGCGCTTGGACGACGAGCACCAGCGCCTTGCCGCACTGATCGCTCAACTTCAAAAAGCGCTCGACGACGACCTCCACGCTGCGCTAAAGGCGGTGCTTGAAGAGGCCGCGGCGCATTTCGCGGTCGAGAACGACCTCATGACGGCAACCGGCTTTCCACCCCGCGAATGCCACATTAAGGAGCACGAGGCCGTGCTCGGCACGCTGCGCGGCGTCGCCGAGCGTCTGGCGCGGGGCGAACACGCGGTCGCGAGGCGACTGTCGGCGGAACTTGCAGCATGGTTCCCGGCGCATGTGCAGCACCTCGATTCGGCGCTGTCCCATTGGCTGTGCAAGTTGCAGCACGGCGCCAAACCTGTCGTTCTCCGTCTCAGCGGCGACAGGGGCCGTGCAAGTCCGGGCCGTCGCGACGTCGTGACGGCCAGCGCCTGA